One stretch of Zootoca vivipara chromosome 8, rZooViv1.1, whole genome shotgun sequence DNA includes these proteins:
- the LOC118079388 gene encoding uncharacterized protein LOC118079388 gives MEINHNSRQVVSFFLYLCACAAMCESFRYSVAEEEKSGSLVANVLKDLRVDAKELSARRARLVSKSSKEYFQLDPHSGDLILKDKIDRESLCGQNDPCLLLSEILLENPLQLHRIELQIEDVNDNSPTFSTNQILFQISEHIPTNTRFPLETAQDSDKGENAIQSYNLSPNEHFRLDVQSQSDGSKYAELVLEKPLDREVNPQISLILSAIDGGMPKRTGTVQIIIDVLDANDNVPQFDQSVYKVRLMENSPLDTLVAKVEATDKDIGANGLITYSFSQMPEKVLRLFKLNKHTGELILKGTLDYEEISKYEMHIKATDGGGLSAYCKVFVEIEDENDNAPEITITSIISPLPEDSPSDTVVALFSVTDMDSGDSGRTACTTEVNLPFVLKPIENNYYQLVTQQPLDREKVSEYNITITATDQGSPRLTSTRILHVQISDVNDNPPMFKKPFYEMQLRENNIPGLLIGFIHAVDLDTAQNAKVTYSLLPGKVNDGPTSSYISINSETGNLYAIRSLDYEEVKDFHVTVRAVDSGSPPLSSEVTIRVQVVDENDNAPFILYPLQNGTSPSNDLVPRGAETGYLVTKVVAVDRDSAQNSWLSYQLLKATEPGLFTVGAQNGEVTTLRPVSNRDSFKQNLVVVVRDNGHPPQSTSATLRILLVDGFSDPYLKSVALPKEETAEEEDPNLTMYLIICLAAISSIFLISVVAFVVIKLQKREKFIGTYNSAANFPVGPDSQEISADPGAGSLSQAYNYEVCLAGGSLNSEFRFLRPLFPVFSVEPPNTQVNPRGSNDSEGVPSHAGESQHIIQVRVPFESILYGFISNCSFLDAYYPLFLPETMGDCFRRKQGLYLFLFLCLRGALCVSSHYSVPEEKKTGSLVANVLQDLKLGTGELSARRAQLVSKSARQYFHLDTHSGDLLISEKIDREALCGQTDPCLLLSQIVLENPLVLYSIVVKIEDVNDNVPKFSTKEFDLKIPENVSPNTHFPLESAQDEDLGMNNIQNYALSHNQHFHLDVKSDEDGNKHVDLVLEKPLDREKDPHFGLTLTALDGGEPQRTATVKINIDVLDINDNSPQFTHPEYKARLKENSPQGTLVSKVEATDLDFGSNAQITYSFHRVPEKIHRLFHLNDLTGEITVFGEIDYEKETSFSMSIRATDGGDLSGHCKVLVEIEDVNDNVPEVSIISITTPLAEDSPLETLVALFSVSDRDSGDNGRTVCSVEVNLPFVLKPTMDNYYQLLVQSSLDREKVSEYNITITAIDQGSPRLTSTRMINVQISDVNDNPPVFEKSSWEMQIRENNIPGLLIGSVRAADLDTEKNAKITYSLLPGKVTDGLVASYISVNSESGNLYVLRSLDYEQIKDFKVTVRATDGGSPPLSSEVTVRIIIIDENDNAPFFLYPLQNSTSPCNELVPKSVESGYLVTKVVAVDGDSGQNSWLSYELLKATDPGLFSIGAQNGEVRTRRALTERDTSKQRLMIVVRDNGLPPQSSTAMLHVLPVGGFSDPYMKAVEISKDQHEEDGSLTLYLVICLAAVSFVFLVCIVSFAAIKICRRDPRESFIAAPPHFPPARPDIPENCGDSQSGSLSRSYHYDVCLTGGSLSSDFRFLRPLIPVFSVGDPNLNVNQTPPSASQDTPDALESRKPMEQARASLSEDSAPRSGAPGCTVNQATGANMNCGQNDWLTYQ, from the exons ATGGAAATAAATCACAACAGCAGGCAAGTGGTGTCTTTTTTTCTATatctctgtgcatgtgcagcaatGTGTGAGTCTTTTCGCTATTcagtggcagaggaggagaaaagtgggTCTCTGGTAGCGAATGTGCTAAAAGATTTGAGAGTGGATGCAAAGGAGCTGTCTGCTCGGAGAGCCCGGCTGGTTTCTAAGAGCTCCAAGGAGTATTTCCAGCTGGATCCACATTCTGGGGATTTGATATTGAAGGACAAAATAGATCGAGAATCCCTGTGTGGCCAGAATGATCCTTGTCTTCTACTCTCTGAAATCTTGCTGGAAAATCCATTGCAGCTGCATAGAATTGAACTTCAGATAGAGGATGTGAATGATAATTCCCCCACATTTTCCACAAATCAAATCCTCTTTCAAATATCAGAGCACATTCCAACAAATACACGATTCCCTTTGGAGACAGCTCAGGATTCAGACAAAGGAGAAAATGCTATCCAGAGCTACAACCTTAGTCCTAATGAACATTTTAGGCTGGATGTGCAAAGTCAAAGTGATGGTAGCAAATATGCAGAACTGGTGTTAGAAAAACCGTTAGACCGTGAGGTGAATCCACAGATTTCCCTTATTCTCTCAGCCATTGATGGAGGGATGCCCAAAAGGACTGGAACAGTGCAAATTATTATTGATGTTCTGGATGCCAATGACAATGTGCCTCAGTTTGACCAATCTGTGTACAAAGTGAGACTAATGGAAAACAGCCCATTGGATACACTGGTCGCAAAAGTTGAAGCCACTGACAAGGATATCGGTGCCAATGGTCTCATCACTTACTCATTCAGCCAAATGCCAGAAAAGGTGCTGAGATTGTTCAAGTTAAATAAACACACTGGAGAACTTATTCTCAAAGGAACGCTTGATTATGAGGAAATTAGTAAGTATGAGATGCACATCAAAGCCACAGATGGAGGGGGACTTTCTGCTTACTGCAAAGTCTTTGTAGAGATTGAGGATGAGAACGACAATGCTCCAGAAATTACAATCACATCCATCATCAGTCCCTTACCCGAGGACTCTCCCTCCGACACAGTGGTGGCCCTGTTCAGTGTCACAGACATGGATTCTGGAGACAGTGGCAGAACTGCCTGCACCACTGAAGTAAACCTGCCATTTGTGCTCAAACCCATAGAGAACAACTATTACCAGTTGGTGACCCAACAGCCACTAGACAGAGAAAAAGTCAGTGAATATAACATTACTATCACAGCCACAGACCAAGGCTCTCCGAGACTCACTTCCACAAGAATACTTCATGTTCAAATCTCAGATGTCAATGACAACCCTCCAATGTTTAAAAAGCCATTCTATGAAATGCAGCTAAGAGAAAACAATATTCCTGGTCTTCTGATCGGTTTCATCCATGCTGTTGATCTGGACACAGCGCAGAATGCCAAAGTGACCTACTCGCTTTTGCCTGGGAAGGTCAATGATGGCCCCACTTCCTCTTACATCTCCATCAACTCTGAAACGGGGAACCTGTATGCCATTCGGTCTCTGGATTATGAGGAGGTAAAAGACTTCCATGTGACAGTGAGAGCTGTGGATTCAGGTTCCCCTCCACTGAGCTCAGAAGTTACAATCCGCGTTCAGGTTGTGGATGAAAATGACAATGCCCCCTTCATCCTCTACCCTCTCCAGAATGGCACTTCCCCCTCGAATGACCTGGTTCCCCGAGGGGCAGAGACTGGCTACCTGGTCACCAAGGTGGTGGCTGTGGACAGGGATTCTGCTCAGAACTCTTGGCTTTCCTATCAGCTGCTGAAGGCCACAGAACCGGGTCTGTTCACGGTGGGGGCCCAGAATGGAGAAGTGACCACCCTGAGGCCAGTCAGTAACCGAGACAGCTTCAAGCAGAATCTGGTTGTGGTCGTCCGAGACAACGGCCATCCTCCCCAGTCCACCTCTGCCACGCTCAGAATCCTTCTAGTGGACGGCTTCTCTGACCCTTATCTGAAAAGTGTGGCTCTCCCAAAGGAGGAAACAGCGGAGGAGGAAGACCCCAACCTGACTATGTATTTGATCATCTGCTTGGCTGCCATCTCAAGCATCTTTCTCATTTCTGTAGTGGCGTTTGTTGTAATCAAGTTGCAGAAACGTGAAAAGTTCATAGGAACCTACAACTCTGCAGCCAATTTCCCAGTGGGACCAGATTCCCAGGAGATCTCTGCGGATCCTGGTGCTGGATCTCTATCTCAGGCTTACAACTATGAGGTGTGCTTAGCTGGTGGGTCTCTGAACAGCGAGTTCCGGTTTCTCAGGCCCCTATTTCCTGTTTTCTCTGTGGAGCCTCCTAACACTCAGGTGAATCCAAGGGGTTCCAATGATTCTGAAGGAGTCCCAAGTCATGCAGGTGAAAGTCAACATATTATCCAGGTGAGAGTACCATTTGAATCCATTTTGTATGGTTTCATTTCAAACTGCTCTTTTCTTGATGCATATTATCCTTTGTTTCTTCCAGAA ACCATGGGAGACTGcttcaggagaaaacaaggtctgtatcttttccttttcctttgtcttcGTGGAGCATTGTGTGTTTCAAGTCATTATTCTGTCCCCgaagaaaagaaaactgggtCTTTGGTGGCTAATGTGCTGCAGGATTTGAAACTGGGAACAGGGGAGCTCTCTGCTCGCAGAGCCCAGCTAGTGTCCAAAAGCGCTAGGCAATATTTCCACCTTGATACTCACTCTGGTGATCTGTTGATAAGTGAAAAAATAGACCGAGAAGCTTTATGTGGCCAGACTGATCCTTGCTTACTTCTCTCACAAATCGTGTTGGAAAACCCATTAGTGCTCTACAGTATTGTAGTCAAGATAGAAGATGTGAATGACAATGTTCCCAAATTTTCTACAAAGGAATTTGATCTGAAAATTCCTGAAAATGTCTCTCCAAATACACATTTCCCTTTGGAATCTGCCCAAGATGAGGACCTAGGGATGAATAACATCCAAAACTACGCACTCAGTCACAATCAGCATTTCCACCTCGATGTTAAAAGTGATGAGGATGGAAACAAGCATGTGGATCTTGTCCTAGAGAAACCTCTGGACAGGGAGAAGGACCCACACTTTGGACTGACTCTCACAGCCTTGGATGGAGGGGAGCCACAAAGAACAGCCacagttaaaataaatattgatgTTCTGGATATCAATGATAATTCCCCACAGTTTACTCACCCTGAATATAAAGCTAGGTTAAAGGAAAACAGCCCACAAGGCACCCTGGTCTCTAAAGTGGAAGCTACGGATTTGGATTTTGGTTCGAATGCACAGATCACCTACTCATTCCACCGGGTACCTGAAAAAATACACCGTTTATTCCACTTAAATGATCTCACTGGGGAAATAACTGTTTTTGGAGAAATCGATTATGAAAAAGAAACCAGCTTCAGCATGAGCATCAGAGCAACAGATGGAGGAGATCTTTCAGGTCACTGCAAGGTCCTGGTAGAGATTGAAGACGTGAATGACAATGTTCCTGAAGTGTCCATCATATCCATCACTACTCCTTTGGCAGAAGATTCTCCCCTGGAGACACTTGTGGCTCTCTTCAGTGTCTCCGACCGAGACTCCGGAGACAACGGCAGAACTGTGTGCTCTGTGGAAGTAAACCTTCCCTTTGTCTTAAAACCCACGATGGATAACTATTACCAACTTCTGGTCCAAAGCTCCCTGGACAGAGAGAAAGTCTCAGAGTATAATATCACCATCACAGCCATTGACCAGGGCTCCCCCAGGCTCACTTCCACAAGAATGATTAACGTTCAGATCTCAGATGTCAATGACAACCCTCCAGTATTTGAAAAGTCTTCATGGGAAATGCAGATACGGGAAAACAATATTCCAGGATTGCTCATTGGCTCAGTCCGTGCTGCTGATCTGGACACTGAGAAGAATGCCAAGATCACCTACTCCCTTTTGCCTGGGAAGGTCACTGATGGCCTTGTGGCCTCTTACATCTCAGTCAACTCTGAAAGCGGAAATCTGTATGTCCTCCGATCTCTGGATTATGAGCAGATCAAAGATTTCAAAGTGACAGTGAGGGCTACAGATGGAGGATCTCCTCCCCTCAGCTCAGAAGTTACTGTCCGAATCATAATCATAGATGAAAACGACAACGCTCCCTTCTTCCTCTACCCTCTTCAGAACAGCACATCCCCCTGCAATGAGCTGGTCCCCAAGTCGGTGGAGTCTGGCTACCTGGTCACCAAGGTGGTGGCTGTGGACGGAGATTCTGGCCAGAACTCGTGGCTTTCCTATGAGCTGCTGAAGGCCACAGACCCTGGTCTTTTCAGCATAGGAGCCCAGAATGGGGAAGTGAGAACCAGGAGAGCCCTGACCGAGCGAGACACCAGCAAGCAGAGACTCATGATAGTGGTCAGGGACAACGGGCTCCCTCCCCAGAGCAGCACTGCAATGCTCCATGTCCTTCCCGTGGGTGGCTTTTCGGATCCTTATATGAAGGCTGTGGAGATTAGTAAAGACCAACATGAAGAAGATGGGAGCTTGACCTTGTATTTGGTGATCTGCCTGGCTGCAGTCTCCTTTGTGTTCCTCGTTTGCATTGTTTCCTTTGCTGCCATCAAGATCTGCAGGAGGGATCCCAGGGAAAGTTTTATCGCTGCCCCTCCTCACTTCCCACCTGCCAGACCAGACATCCCAGAGAACTGTGGGGATTCTCAGAGTGGGTCGCTTTCCAGGAGTTACCACTACGATGTTTGCTTAACCGGTGGGTCCTTAAGCAGCGACTTCAGGTTCCTCAGGCCCCTCATTCCTGTTTTTTCTGTGGGGGACCCAAACCTCAATGTGAACCAGACCCCTCCTTCTGCTTCCCAAGATACTCCTGATGCTTTGGAGAGCAGAAAGCCAatggaacag
- the LOC118079371 gene encoding uncharacterized protein LOC118079371: MEIPANLRQVMFISLYLCACVAMGESFRYSVPEEKKSGFLVANVLKDLKVDAKELSARRARLVSKGSKQYFQLDPHSGDVTVKDKIDRESLCGQNDPCLLLSEILLENPWQLHRIEVQIEDVNDNSPKFSKNQFHLEIPEQTPVDIRFPLETAEDTDNGENAVQNYTLSPNEHFRLDVQSHSDGSKYAELVLEKPLDREEIPQISLILSAVDGGIPKRTGTSQIIIDVLDNNDNLPQFEQSVYKVRLMENSPLDTPVVKVEATDKDIGSNADITYSFSQVPENVQRSFRLNKQTGELTTAATIDYEESTNYEMKIRATDGGGLSAYCKVFVEIEDENDNAPEITITSITSPLPEDSPPDTVVALFSVTDVDSGDSGRIACTTEVNLPFVLKPTENNYYQLVTQQPLDREQASEYNITITATDRGSPRLTSTRILHVEISDVNDNPPVFEKPFYEMQLRENNIPGLLIGFVHAVDLDTAQNAKVTYSLLPGKVNDGPISSYISINSETGNLYAIRSLDYEEVKDFHVTVRAVDSGSPPLSSEVTIRVQVVDENDNAPFILYPLQNGTSPSNDLVPRGAETGYLVTKVVAVDRDSAQNSWLSYQLLKATEPGLFTVGAQNGEVTTLRPVSNRDSFKQNLVVVVRDNGHPPQSTSATLRILLVDGFSDPYLKSVALPKEETAEEEDPNLTMYLIICLAAISSIFLISVVAFIVIKLQKREKFIATYNSAANFPVGPDSQEISADPGAGSLSQAYNYEVCLAGGSLNSEFRFLRPLFPVFSVEPPNTQVNPRSSNDSEGVPSHPEESQHVVQVSVAFESLLYGSISDFSLSSLIIIFIKRYSKSEPFLFSIMCTAFSVIFRILVIFHAQPHGAMGDGYRKEQGLYFLLFLCLPGALSISLHYSVPEEKKRGSLVANVLEDLKLGKGELSVRRAQLVSKNSKQYFHLDTHSGNLLIDDKIDRETLCGQSDPCLLQSEIVLQNPLKIFSIEIKIEDVNDNVPNFSKKVFDLEIPENVSPNTHFPLESAQDADLGENNIQNYTLSPNEHFMLSMESNKKGRKYVDLVLKKPLDREKEPHLELTLTAVDGGEPRRTGTVKINIDVLDNNDNSPQFTQTEYKVRLKENSPQDTLISKVEATDLDFGSNAQIAYSFYRVPAEIYDLFHLNEVTGEITLSGQLDYEKETSYDMSIRATDGGGLSGHCKVLVETEDVNDNVPEVSIISITSPLAEDSPLETLVALFTIADRDSGDNGRTMCSVEVNLPFMLKPTMDNYYQLVVQSPLDREKISEYNVTITAVDQGSPRLTSTRIINVQISDVNDNPPVFEKSSWEMQIRENNIPGLLIGSVHAADLDTEKNAKITYSLLPGKVTDGLVASYISINSESGNLYALRSLDYEQIKDFKVMVRATDGGSPPLSSDVTVRVVIIDENDNAPFFLYPLQNSTSPCNELVPKSVESGYLVTKVVAVDGDSGQNSWLSYELLKATDPGLFSIGAQNGEVRTRRALSERDTSKQRLMIVVRDNGLPPQSSTAMLHVLPVGGFSDPYMKAVEISKDQHEEDGSLTLYLVICLAAVSFVFLVCIVSFAAIKICRRDPRESFIAAPPHFPPARPDIPENCGDSQSGSLSRSYHYDVCLTGGSLSSEFRFLRPLIPVFSVGDPNLNVNQTPPSASQDIPDQVGKEESVEKVNSFSFLIRHIRCSHIAF, encoded by the exons ATGGAAATACCTGCCAACCTCAGGCAAGTTATGTTTATTTCCTTATATCTTTGTGCATGTGTAGCAATGGGTGAGTCCTTCCGCTATTCAGTGCCAGAGGAAAAGAAAAGTGGGTTTCTGGTAGCAAATGTACTGAAAGATTTGAAAGTAGATGCAAAGGAGCTGTCTGCTCGGAGAGCCCGGCTGGTTTCTAAGGGCTCCAAACAGTATTTTCAGCTGGATCCTCATTCTGGGGATGTGACAGTAAAGGATAAAATAGATCGAGAGTCCCTGTGTGGTCAGAATGATCCTTGTCTTCTACTCTCGGAAATCTTGCTGGAAAATCCATGGCAGCTGCATAGAATTGAAGTTCAGATAGAGGATGTGAATGATAATTCCCCAAAATTCTCTAAAAATCAATTCCATCTTGAAATACCTGAGCAGACTCCTGTGGATATCAGATTTCCATTGGAAACAGCAGAAGATACAGACAATGGAGAAAATGCTGTTCAGAACTACACCCTTAGTCCTAATGAACATTTTAGGCTGGATGTGCAAAGTCACAGTGATGGCAGCAAATACGCAGAACTGGTGTTAGAGAAACCACTAGATCGCGAGGAGATTCCACAGATTTCCCTTATTCTGTCAGCAGTTGATGGAGGGATCCCAAAAAGAACTGGAACATCACAAATTATTATTGATGTTCTGGATAACAATGATAATCTTCCTCAATTTGAACAATCTGTGTACAAAGTGAGACTAATGGAAAACAGCCCATTGGATACACCGGTTGTAAAAGTGGAAGCCACTGACAAGGATATTGGTTCCAATGCTGACATCACTTACTCATTCAGCCAAGTGCCAGAAAATGTGCAGAGATCATTCaggttaaacaaacaaactggggaACTTACAACTGCAGCAACAATTGATTATGAAGAAAGCACAAATTATGAGATGAAAATCAGAGCCACAGATGGAGGGGGACTTTCTGCTTACTGTAAAGTCTTTGTGGAGATTGAGGATGAAAACGACAATGCGCCAGAGATTACCATCACATCCATCACCAGTCCCTTACCTGAGGATTCTCCTCCAGACACAGTGGTGGCGCTTTTCAGTGTCACAGACGTGGACTCTGGAGACAGTGGCAGAATTGCCTGCACCACTGAAGTAAACCTGCCATTTGTGCTCAAACCCACAGAGAACAACTATTACCAGCTGGTGACCCAACAGCCACTGGACAGAGAACAAGCCTCTGAGTATAATATCACCATCACGGCCACTGACAGAGGCTCCCCCAGACTCACTTCCACAAGAATACTTCATGTGGAAATCTCAGATGTCAATGACAACCCTCCAGTGTTTGAAAAGCCATTCTATGAAATGCAATTAAGAGAAAACAATATTCCTGGTCTTCTGATTGGTTTTGTCCATGCTGTTGATCTGGACACAGCGCAGAATGCCAAAGTGACCTACTCGCTTTTGCCTGGGAAGGTCAATGATGGCCCCATTTCCTCTTACATCTCCATCAACTCTGAAACGGGGAACCTGTATGCTATTCGGTCTCTGGATTATGAGGAAGTAAAAGATTTCCATGTCACGGTGAGGGCTGTGGATTCAGGTTCCCCTCCACTGAGCTCAGAAGTTACGATCCGCGTTCAGGTTGTGGATGAAAATGACAATGCCCCCTTCATCCTCTACCCTCTCCAGAATGGCACTTCCCCCTCGAATGACCTGGTTCCCCGAGGGGCAGAGACTGGCTACCTGGTCACCAAGGTGGTGGCTGTGGACAGGGATTCTGCTCAGAACTCTTGGCTTTCCTATCAGCTGCTGAAGGCCACAGAACCGGGTCTGTTCACGGTGGGGGCCCAGAATGGAGAAGTGACCACTCTGAGGCCAGTCAGTAACCGAGACAGCTTCAAGCAGAATCTGGTTGTGGTCGTCCGAGACAATGGACATCCTCCCCAGTCCACCTCTGCCACGCTCAGAATCCTTCTAGTGGACGGCTTCTCTGACCCTTATCTGAAAAGTGTGGCTCTCCCAAAGGAGGAAACAGCGGAGGAAGAAGACCCCAACCTGACTATGTATTTGATCATCTGCTTGGCTGCCATCTCAAGTATTTTTCTCATTTCTGTAGTGGCGTTTATTGTAATCAAGTTGCAGAAACGTGAGAAGTTCATAGCAACCTACAACTCTGCAGCCAATTTCCCTGTGGGACCTGATTCCCAGGAGATCTCTGCGGATCCTGGTGCTGGATCTCTATCTCAGGCTTACAACTATGAGGTGTGCTTAGCTGGTGGGTCTCTGAACAGTGAGTTCCGCTTTCTCAGGCCCCTATTTCCTGTTTTCTCTGTGGAGCCTCCTAACACTCAGGTGAATCCAAGGAGTTCCAATGATTCTGAGGGAGTCCCAAGTCATCCAGAGGAAAGTCAACATGTGGTACAGGTGAGTGTAGCATTTGAATCCCTTCTGTATGGTTCAAtttcagatttctctctctctagtttgataataattttcattaaa AGATACAGTAAATCTGAACCTTTCCTGTTCAGTATAATGTGCACTGCATTCAGCGTGATTTTCAGAATCTTAGTGATTTTTCATGCTCAGCCACACGGTG CCATGGGAGACGGCTACAGAAAGGAACAAGGTCTGTAttttttgcttttcctttgtCTTCCTGGAGCACTAAGTATTTCACTTCACTATTCTGTGCccgaagaaaagaaaagggggtctTTGGTGGCTAATGTGCTGGAGGATTTGAAACTGGGAAAAGGGGAGCTCTCTGTTCGCAGAGCCCAGCTTGTTTCTAAGAACAGTAAGCAATATTTTCACCTTGATACCCACTCAGGGAATTTATTGATAGATGATAAAATAGACCGAGAAACATTATGTGGCCAGAGTGATCCTTGCTTATTACAGTCTGAAATTGTGTTGCAAAATCCCTTAAAGATCTTCAGTATTGAAATCAAGATAGAAGACGTAAATGATAATGTCCCCAATTTCTCTAAAAAGGTATTTGATCTGGAAATTCCTGAAAATGTCTCTCCAAATACACATTTCCCCTTGGAATCTGCCCAAGATGCGGACCTGGGGGAAAATAACATCCAAAACTACACGCTCAGTCCCAATGAGCATTTCATGCTTAGCATGGAGAGCAACAAGAAGGGAAGGAAATATGTGGATCTTGTCCTGAAGAAACCACTGGACAGGGAGAAGGAGCCACACTTGGAACTGACTCTCACAGCTGTGGATGGAGGGGAGCCACGGAGAACCGGCacagttaaaataaatattgatgTTCTCGACAATAATGATAATTCCCCACAGTTTACACAGACGGAATATAAAGTAAGGTTAAAGGAAAACAGTCCTCAGGACACCCTGATATCCAAAGTGGAAGCTACAGATTTGGATTTTGGTTCCAATGCACAAATTGCCTACTCATTCTACAGAGTGCCTGCAGAAATTTACGATTTGTTCCACCTAAATGAAGTCACGGGGGAAATCACCCTTTCTGGTCAGCTTGATTATGAAAAAGAAACCAGCTATGACATGAGCATCAGAGCAACAGATGGAGGGGGCCTTTCAGGTCACTGCAAGGTCCTGGTAGAGACTGAGGATGTGAATGACAATGTTCCTGAAGTGTCCATCATATCCATCACTAGTCCTTTGGCAGAAGATTCTCCCCTGGAGACCCTTGTTGCTCTCTTCACCATTGCAGACCGAGACTCTGGAGACAATGGCAGAACCATGTGCTCTGTGGAAGTAAACCTTCCCTTTATGTTAAAACCCACTATGGATAACTATTACCAACTTGTGGTCCAAAGTCCCTTGGACAGAGAGAAGATCTCAGAGTATAATGTCACCATCACAGCTGTTGACCAGGGTTCCCCCAGGCTCACTTCCACAAGAATCATTAACGTTCAAATCTCAGATGTCAATGACAACCCTCCAGTATTTGAAAAGTCTTCATGGGAAATGCAGATACGGGAAAACAATATTCCAGGACTGCTCATTGGCTCAGTCCATGCTGCTGATCTGGACACTGAGAAGAATGCCAAGATCACCTACTCCCTTTTGCCTGGGAAGGTCACTGATGGCCTTGTGGCCTCTTACATCTCAATCAACTCTGAAAGCGGAAATCTGTATGCCCTCCGATCTCTGGATTATGAGCAGATCAAAGATTTCAAAGTGATGGTGAGGGCTACAGATGGAGGATCTCCTCCCCTCAGCTCAGACGTTACTGTCCGAGTCGTAATCATAGATGAAAACGACAACGCTCCCTTCTTCCTCTACCCTCTTCAGAACAGCACATCCCCCTGCAATGAGCTGGTCCCCAAGTCGGTGGAGTCTGGCTACCTGGTCACCAAGGTGGTGGCTGTGGATGGAGATTCTGGCCAGAACTCGTGGCTTTCCTATGAGCTGCTGAAGGCCACAGACCCTGGTCTTTTCAGCATAGGAGCCCAGAATGGGGAAGTGAGAACCAGGAGAGCCCTGAGCGAGCGAGACACCAGCAAGCAGAGACTCATGATAGTGGTGAGGGACAACGGGCTCCCTCCCCAGAGCAGCACTGCAATGCTCCATGTCCTTCCCGTGGGTGGCTTTTCGGATCCTTATATGAAGGCTGTGGAGATTAGTAAAGACCAACATGAAGAAGATGGGAGCTTGACCTTGTATTTGGTGATCTGCCTGGCTGCAGTCTCCTTTGTGTTCCTCGTTTGCATTGTTTCCTTTGCTGCCATCAAGATCTGCAGGAGGGATCCCAGGGAAAGTTTTATTGCTGCCCCTCCTCACTTCCCACCTGCCAGACCCGACATCCCAGAGAACTGTGGGGATTCTCAGAGCGGGTCGCTTTCCAGGAGTTACCACTACGATGTTTGCTTAACCGGTGGGTCCTTAAGCAGCGAGTTCAGGTTCCTCAGGCCCCTCATTCCTGTTTTTTCTGTGGGGGACCCAAACCTCAATGTGAACCAGACCCCTCCTTCTGCTTCCCAAGATATTCCTGACCAGGTGGGGAAAGAAGAATCAGTGGAAAAGGtgaattctttttcctttttaattagaCATATCAGATGTTCTCATATTGCTTTTTGA